A window of Hevea brasiliensis isolate MT/VB/25A 57/8 chromosome 14, ASM3005281v1, whole genome shotgun sequence contains these coding sequences:
- the LOC110667223 gene encoding probable phosphoribosylformylglycinamidine synthase, chloroplastic/mitochondrial: MAGAREITTASQFLQGTSRQTLFLLRDLPINRRKQLLCGTLRNRKPPLGVSNGRCVSLRCCAQSKPTAVVSSGVTSSVDEQSSLIEKPAQEIVPFYRLPLIQESATLELLKLVQTKVSNEIVGLQTEQCFNIGLQSEISDEKLGVLRWLLQETYEPENLGTESFLEKKRKEGLNTVVVEVGPRLSFTTAWSANAVSICCACGLTEVTRMERSRRYLLYSKGVLQEDQLNEFAALVHDRMTECVYTQRLTSFETNVVPEEVRYVPVIEKGRKALEEINQEMGLAFDEQDLQYYTRLFKDDIKRNPTTVELFDIAQSNSEHSRHWFFTGKIVIDGQPMDRTLMQIVKSTLQANPNNSVIGFKDNSSAIKGFPVKQLRPVQPGLTCPLNATTRDLDILFTAETHNFPCAVAPYPGAETGAGGRIRDTHATGRGSFVIAATAGYCVGNLNIEGSYAPWEDHSFSYPSNLASPLQILIDASNGASDYGNKFGEPLIQGYTRTFGMRLPSGERREWLKPIMFSGGIGQIDHMHITKGEPDLGMLVVKIGGPAYRIGMGGGAASSMVSGQNDAELDFNAVQRGDAEMAQKLYRVVRACIEMGENNPIISIHDQGAGGNCNVVKEIIYPKGAVIDIRAIVVGDHTMSVLEIWGAEYQEQDAILVKPESRDLLQSICERERVSMAVIGTINGEGRVVLVDSLANEKCHSSGHPTPPPAVDLELEQVLGDMPQKTFEFHHVVHAREPLDIAPGITVMEALKRVLRLPSVCSKRFLTTKVDRCVTGLVAQQQTVGPLQITLADVAVIAQTYTDFTGGACAIGEQPIKGLVNPKAMARLAVGEALTNLVWAKVTSLSDVKASGNWMYAAKLDGEGADMYDAAKALSEAMIELGIAIDGGKDSLSMAAHAAGEVVKAPGNLVISVYVTCPDITKTVTPDLKLGDDGLLLHIDMAKGKRRLGASALAQAFDQVGDDCPDLEDVPYLKRVFECIQDLIADELISSGHDISDGGLLVCAMEMAFAGNCGIALDLTSQGNGLFQILFAEELGLVVEISTKNLDTVMQKLTSVGVSAHIIGQVTASPVIELKVDSVTHLNEKTSLLRDVWEETSFHLEKFQRLASCVDMENEGLKSRHEPYWKLSFIPSFTDEKYMTATLKPKVAVIREEGSNGDREMAAALYAAGFEPWDVTMSDLLNGAISLHEFHGIVFVGGFSYADVLDSAKGWSASIRFNQPLLNQFQEFYKRPDTFSLGVCNGCQLMALLGWVPGPQVGGVLGAGGDPSQPRFIHNESGRFECRFTSVTIKDSPAIMFKGMEGSTLGVWAAHGEGRAYFPDDGVLDRVIHSNLAPVRYCDDDGNPTEAYPFNVNGSPLGVAAICSPDGRHLAMMPHPERCFLMWQFPWYPLNWNVDKKGPSPWLKMFQNAREWCL, from the exons ATGGCTGGTGCCCGAGAAATCACCACTGCATCTCAATTTTTGCAG GGTACCTCTAGGCAAACTCTGTTTTTACTGAGAGATTTGCCTATTAATCGGCGAAAGCAGCTGCTATGTGGCACACTTCGTAATCGTAAGCCTCCTCTGGGTGTATCTAACGGAAGATGTGTATCATTGAGGTGCTGTGCTCAATCAAAGCCTACAGCTGTTGTTTCTAGTGGTGTGACAAGCTCTGTTGATGAACAATCTAGTTTGATTGAGAAGCCTGCACAAGAAATTGTCCCTTTTTATCGCTTGCCATTAATTCAAGAGAGTGCAACTCTTGAATTGCTCAAGTTGGTTCAAACAAAAGTTTCGAATGAGATTGTTGGGCTACAAACTGAGCAGTGTTTTAATATTGGTCTTCAATCTGAGATTTCGGATGAGAAGCTTGGAGTACTTAGGTGGCTGCTTCAGGAAACGTATGAGCCAGAGAATTTGGGGACTGAGAGCTTTCTtgagaagaagaggaaagaaggATTGAATACTGTTGTAGTTGAGGTTGGGCCTAGGTTGTCTTTTACAACAGCTTGGTCTGCAAATGCCGTGTCAATTTGTTGTGCTTGTGGGTTAACAGAAGTGACTCGAATGGAACGGTCGAGGAGGTACTTGCTCTATAGTAAGGGAGTGTTGCAAGAAGATCAACTTAATGAGTTTGCTGCCTTGGTTCATGATCGGATGACTGAATGTGTTTATACTCAGAGGCTGACATCTTTTGAGACTAATGTGGTTCCTGAGGAAGTACGATACGTGCCTGTTATAGAGAAGGGTAGGAAAGCTTTGGAAGAGATTAATCAGGAGATGGGATTAGCTTTTGATGAGCAAGATTTGCAGTATTACACTAGGCTGTTCAAGGATGATATCAAACGGAATCCAACAACAGTGGAATTGTTTGACATTGCTCAATCCAACAGTGAGCATAGTAGGCACTGGTTTTTTACTGGGAAGATTGTTATTGATGGACAGCCCATGGATAGAACTCTTATGCAGATTGTGAAGAGCACCTTGCAGGCTAATCCAAACAATTCTGTAATTGGCTTCAAGGATAATTCTAGTGCAATCAAGGGTTTCCCTGTAAAGCAGTTGCGACCAGTTCAGCCTGGTTTGACATGTCCACTGAATGCAACTACTCGTGACCTTGATATTTTATTTACAGCTGAAACCCATAATTTCCCTTGCGCTGTGGCTCCTTATCCTGGGGCAGAGACTGGTGCTGGCGGTAGAATTAGGGATACCCACGCAACAGGTAGGGGTTCATTTGTTATTGCAGCTACAGCTGGTTACTGCGTTGGGAATCTGAATATAGAGGGTTCTTATGCTCCATGGGAGGATCATTCTTTCTCATATCCATCAAACTTGGCATCTCCTTTGCAGATTCTTATTGATGCCAGTAATGGGGCATCAGACTATGGAAACAAATTCGGGGAGCCCTTAATTCAGGGGTATACTAGAACTTTTGGAATGAGACTTCCAAGTGGAGAAAGGCGAGAATGGTTGAAGCCCATAATGTTCAGTGGGGGAATTGGGCAGATTGATCATATGCATATAACAAAAGGAGAGCCTGACCTTGGTATGTTGGTTGTGAAGATTGGAGGTCCTGCATATCGTATTGGAATGGGAGGTGGGGCCGCATCAAGTATGGTGAGTGGCCAGAATGATGCAGAGCTTGATTTTAATGCTGTACAACGTGGAGATGCTGAGATGGCTCAAAAACTCTATCGAGTTGTTCGTGCCTGCATTGAAATGGGGGAGAATAATCCAATTATCAGCATCCATGATCAGGGAGCAGGTGGTAACTGTAATGTTGTCAAGGAGATTATATATCCAAAGGGCGCTGTGATTGACATCCGGGCAATTGTTGTTGGTGATCATACGATGTCTGTTTTGGAGATATGGGGCGCAGAATATCAGGAACAAGATGCAATCTTGGTAAAGCCTGAGAGCCGCGATCTTTTACAATCAATCTGTGAAAGAGAAAGGGTGTCAATGGCTGTTATTGGGACGATCAATGGTGAGGGACGTGTTGTTTTGGTTGATAGCTTAGCTAATGAGAAGTGCCATTCAAGTGGACACCCTACTCCTCCTCCTGCTGTGGATCTTGAGCTGGAGCAAGTACTCGGGGACATGCCTCAGAAGACCTTTGAGTTTCACCACGTGGTTCATGCACGAGAGCCACTTGATATTGCCCCAGGGATCACTGTGATGGAGGCTTTGAAGAGGGTATTAAGACTTCCTTCTGTGTGTTCAAAACGCTTCTTGACAACAAAAGTGGATAGATGTGTTACAGGTCTTGTGGCACAGCAGCAAACTGTTGGTCCTTTGCAGATTACTCTTGCTGATGTTGCTGTCATTGCTCAGACTTACACTGACTTTACTGGAGGTGCATGTGCAATTGGAGAGCAGCCAATCAAAGGTCTGGTTAATCCAAAGGCAATGGCTAGATTAGCTGTTGGAGAAGCACTCACAAATCTAGTTTGGGCTAAGGTTACTTCTCTTTCTGATGTTAAAGCAAGTGGGAATTGGATGTATGCTGCCAAGCTTGATGGGGAGGGGGCAGACATGTATGATGCTGCAAAAGCTCTATCTGAAGCTATGATTGAACTTGGTATTGCAATTGATGGGGGAAAGGATAGTCTGTCAATGGCAGCCCATGCAGCTGGTGAGGTTGTTAAGGCTCCGGGTAATCTTGTTATAAGTGTGTATGTCACTTGTCCTGACATCACAAAAACAGTTACTCCAGATTTGAAATTGGGAGATGATGGTTTGTTGCTTCACATTGATATGGCAAAAGGAAAGCGGCGGTTAGGTGCCTCTGCTCTTGCTCAAGCTTTTGACCAAGTTGGGGATGACTGTCCTGATCTTGAGGATGTTCCTTACCTCAAAAGAGTTTTTGAGTGTATCCAGGATCTTATTGCAGATGAACTCATCTCTTCTGGACATGATATTAGTGATGGTGGACTACTTGTCTGTGCCATGGAGATGGCATTTGCTGGGAATTGTGGTATTGCTTTGGACTTAACTTCACAAGGGAATGGTCTCTTCCAGATACTCTTTGCTGAAGAGCTTGGTCTTGTTGTTGAGATTAGCACAAAGAACTTGGATACTGTAATGCAAAAGCTCACTAGTGTAGGAGTTTCTGCTCATATTATTGGACAAGTGACTGCCTCACCAGTGATAGAACTGAAAGTTGATTCGGTAACTCATTTGAATGAGAAGACTTCTCTCCTTAGAGATGTGTGGGAAGAAACTAGTTTTCATCTGGAAAAGTTCCAAAGACTGGCTTCTTGTGTGGACATGGAGAACGAAGGTTTGAAGTCTAGGCATGAACCTTACTGGAAGCTATCTTTTATTCCTTCCTTTACTGATGAGAAATATATGACTGCAACTTTGAAACCAAAAGTGGCTGTGATTCGAGAGGAAGGCAGCAATGGAGACAGAGAGATGGCTGCAGCACTTTATGCTGCTGGTTTTGAACCCTGGGATGTTACAATGTCAGACCTCTTGAATGGAGCTATCTCTCTTCATGAATTCCATGGGATTGTGTTTGTGGGGGGTTTTAGTTATGCTGATGTCCTTGATTCTGCAAAAGGTTGGTCTGCTTCCATACGATTCAATCAACCCCTTCTAAATCAATTTCAGGAGTTCTACAAGCGGCCTGACACTTTCAGTCTTGGTGTTTGCAATGGCTGTCAGCTCATGGCTCTACTGGGTTGGGTCCCAGGCCCCCAGGTTGGGGGTGTGCTTGGTGCTGGAGGTGACCCATCACAACCAAGGTTCATTCACAATGAATCTGGTCGATTTGAATGCCGCTTTACAAGTGTGACAATAAAGGATTCGCCTGCTATAATGTTCAAAGGGATGGAAGGTAGTACATTAGGGGTGTGGGCTGCCCATGGCGAGGGAAGAGCATATTTCCCTGATGATGGTGTTCTTGATCGTGTGATTCATTCAAACTTGGCCCCAGTTAGATACTGCGATGATGATGGGAATCCTACAGAAGCTTACCCTTTCAATGTGAATGGCTCTCCCTTAGGAGTAGCAGCAATTTGTTCTCCTGATGGGAGGCATCTTGCCATGATGCCTCATCCAGAACGTTGCTTCTTGATGTGGCAATTCCCATGGTACCCCTTGAACTGGAATGTGGACAAAAAAGGTCCTAGCCCATGGTTAAAGATGTTCCAAAATGCCAGAGAATGGTGCTTATGA